In Alkalihalobacterium alkalinitrilicum, a genomic segment contains:
- a CDS encoding Ppx/GppA phosphatase family protein has product MAQRKLAIIDMGSNSIRLVIYTIQSNGCYHELHNFKVVARLSSHTTNDGSITPEGIEIIVNTLARFHNIIIAHEIHQIKGVATAALRLAPNQKEVLQILKDKTSISFSVLTDYEEAYYGYLAIINSTNIEDGISIDIGGGSTEVTLFKNRKLEQFISFPFGAITLKKLIKNDSPTIEEMDKLKTFLIDQFSSLIWIVNSNLPVVGIGGSARNLSLIHQRKSNYPLKGLHQYELLPSSIQGIQDELLHLSVTDRQNVEGLSKDRADIIIPAIQAIYSLVEVTAAPKFIMSNKGLRDGIFYEEVLQQLGIEQFPNVAEESFYQLSYSYQINIEHVKQVSKLATTIYKELAPYILEKYNDENNLRLLRYSARVLYVGEYISNEASNQHTFYLLSNMTIDGLTHEQRLAISLISSFKSKSILSQFAEPFAKLLTKQQLKRYELLGAILKFAYALNRTRRNIVKNCTITMTPKRKLSIHLLCDSDYFFEAEQANKYKKHLERVLNFNVELQFQNNN; this is encoded by the coding sequence GTGGCACAAAGAAAGTTAGCAATTATTGACATGGGTTCTAACTCTATTCGACTGGTCATCTATACAATTCAAAGTAACGGTTGTTATCATGAACTTCATAACTTTAAAGTCGTTGCAAGGCTTAGCAGCCATACAACAAACGATGGCAGTATTACTCCTGAAGGGATTGAAATTATAGTTAATACTCTCGCTCGTTTTCATAACATAATAATAGCTCATGAAATTCACCAAATTAAGGGAGTAGCTACAGCTGCCCTTCGACTTGCACCCAATCAAAAAGAAGTATTACAAATACTCAAAGACAAAACTTCCATATCCTTCTCCGTACTAACTGATTATGAAGAAGCTTATTACGGTTATTTAGCAATAATTAATTCAACGAATATTGAAGACGGAATTTCAATTGACATCGGAGGTGGGAGTACCGAAGTTACTTTATTTAAAAATCGAAAATTAGAGCAATTTATAAGTTTTCCTTTCGGTGCCATTACCTTAAAGAAACTTATTAAAAATGATTCACCCACGATAGAAGAAATGGACAAGTTAAAAACCTTTTTAATCGATCAATTTTCTTCTTTAATTTGGATTGTAAACTCTAACCTACCCGTCGTTGGAATTGGTGGGTCAGCTAGAAATTTATCACTCATTCATCAAAGAAAAAGCAACTACCCATTAAAAGGCCTGCATCAATACGAGCTCTTGCCAAGTAGCATTCAAGGTATTCAAGACGAATTACTTCATTTGTCTGTTACCGATAGACAAAATGTTGAAGGGCTATCTAAAGATCGGGCAGACATCATCATTCCTGCTATACAGGCTATTTATTCTCTAGTCGAAGTAACAGCTGCACCCAAATTTATTATGAGTAATAAAGGATTACGCGATGGAATCTTTTATGAAGAGGTTTTGCAACAACTTGGAATTGAACAATTCCCGAATGTAGCTGAAGAAAGCTTTTATCAATTATCTTACAGCTATCAAATTAATATAGAACATGTGAAGCAAGTATCTAAGCTCGCTACGACTATTTATAAAGAACTTGCGCCTTATATACTGGAAAAATACAATGACGAAAATAACTTAAGATTGTTAAGGTATAGTGCCCGAGTCCTTTATGTTGGGGAATATATTAGTAATGAAGCAAGTAACCAACATACCTTTTATTTATTGTCGAACATGACAATTGATGGCTTAACACACGAACAACGTTTAGCCATTTCCCTAATTTCATCTTTTAAGTCGAAGTCAATTTTATCACAGTTTGCCGAACCGTTTGCTAAATTATTAACGAAACAACAGCTTAAGCGGTACGAGTTACTTGGGGCGATTTTAAAATTTGCTTATGCTCTAAACCGAACACGAAGAAACATTGTAAAAAACTGTACCATTACGATGACACCCAAAAGAAAATTATCAATACACCTACTATGTGATAGTGACTATTTTTTCGAGGCTGAGCAAGCAAATAAGTATAAAAAGCATCTCGAACGAGTATTAAATTTCAATGTTGAACTCCAATTCCAAAATAACAACTAA